One stretch of Tepiditoga spiralis DNA includes these proteins:
- a CDS encoding acylphosphatase, with amino-acid sequence MILKLKVYGRVQGVGYRYFIKNIALKLNISGYVKNLPDGSVEILAKSDEKNLSSFKAFVIKGNGFSRVEDIEEKILDKLENNINEFVVKY; translated from the coding sequence ATGATTTTAAAATTAAAAGTTTATGGTAGAGTTCAAGGGGTGGGGTACAGATATTTTATAAAAAATATAGCTTTAAAATTAAATATAAGTGGATATGTAAAAAATCTTCCGGATGGAAGTGTTGAAATTTTAGCTAAATCAGATGAAAAAAATTTAAGTTCATTTAAAGCTTTTGTTATTAAAGGAAACGGATTTAGCAGAGTTGAAGATATAGAAGAAAAAATTTTGGATAAATTAGAAAATAATATTAATGAATTTGTTGTGAAATATTAA